In a genomic window of Punica granatum isolate Tunisia-2019 chromosome 6, ASM765513v2, whole genome shotgun sequence:
- the LOC116211264 gene encoding AAA-ATPase At5g17750-like isoform X1 yields MKRTSLYNTALAHIQSSRHFLPYCRSGAMLPPNVKEIMASPSSLFSAYASFTASMMLARTMVNDIVPRPVQSYLWQSIRHLFKAKLPVQQRLTFVVEEYARDLGRNEIFVAAELYLSSKIGTDTDCLKISKSHAKKHVLVRLAKDETILDTFEGVELKWKFVTVTTRRARGSSDGFEEGPPINLPGTPPRPETKRCFELSFDKKHKDKIIESYVAFVIQKASDLKDKEKVLKMFTLGGNFHGLMNGPNGLWSSINLEHPSTFDTLAMEPEQKKAIMNDLDRFLSRREFYKRVGRAWKRGYLLYGPPGTGKSSLVAAMANYLKFDVYDLQLSNIMSDWQLRELLLCTGNSSILVIEDIDCSIDLPERAAPPHGPTKMPEMPARPKLTLSGLLNFIDGLWSSCGDERIIVFTTNHVDKLDPALLRAGRMDMHILMSYCTFHGFKLLASTYLGITDTDSKDHHHRHVLVEIEGLIKETKVTPAEVAEEFMKSEDPSLALNGLVNLLKRKTMEDPADGKLEVVDDEDAGQLRKKQKVDGGN; encoded by the exons ATGAAACGAACTTCCCTTTATAACACCGCTCTGGCTCATATTCAGAGTAGCAGGCACTTCCTTCCCTATTGTAGGTCAGGAGCCATGTTGCCTCCTAATGTCAAGGAGATCATGGCCTCCCCATCCTCCCTCTTCTCCGCCTACGCCTCCTTCACTGCCTCCATGATGCTTGCCCGCACCATGGTCAATGATATCGTCCCACGTCCGGTCCAGTCGTACCTATGGCAGAGCATCCGCCATCTCTTCAAGGCCAAGCTCCCTGTCCAACAGCGCCTGACCTTTGTTGTGGAGGAGTATGCCAGGGACCTGGGCCGGAACGAGATATTCGTTGCTGCCGAGCTCTACCTCAGCTCCAAGATCGGTACCGACACCGACTGCCTCAAGATCTCCAAGAGCCACGCCAAGAAACATGTCCTGGTCCGCCTCGCAAAGGATGAGACGATACTCGACACCTTCGAAGGGGTCGAGCTCAAGTGGAAGTTCGTCACTGTCACTACCCGACGGGCCCGCGGGTCCTCAGATGGTTTTGAGGAGGGCCCTCCTATAAATCTTCCAGGAACACCTCCGCGTCCAGAAACTAAGCGATGCTTCGAGCTGAGCTTCGACAAGAAGCACAAGGACAAAATTATCGAGTCATACGTTGCCTTTGTGATTCAGAAGGCGAGCGATCTGAAGGACAAAGAGAAGGTCCTGAAGATGTTCACGCTCGGGGGTAACTTCCATGGCCTCATGAATGGGCCTAATGGCCTTTGGAGTTCGATTAATCTCGAACACCCTTCAACCTTCGACACTTTGGCAATGGAGCCGGAGCAGAAGAAGGCCATAATGAACGATCTAGATCG GTTTCTGAGTCGGAGAGAGTTCTACAAGCGAGTCGGGCGGGCCTGGAAGCGCGGGTACTTGTTGTATGGCCCACCGGGAACCGGAAAGTCAAGCCTGGTGGCTGCCATGGCGAACTACCTCAAGTTCGACGTGTATGATCTTCAGCTCTCAAACATAATGAGCGACTGGCAGCTGAGGGAGCTGCTGCTTTGTACTGGGAATAGTTCGATCCTTGTGATCGAGGACATCGACTGCAGTATCGACCTTCCAGAGCGAGCAGCACCCCCCCATGGCCCAACTAAAATGCCTGAGATGCCTGCGAGGCCAAAG CTGACATTATCAGGGCTTCTGAATTTTATAGACGGGCTGTGGTCTAGCTGCGGAGACGAGAGGATAATAGTTTTCACAACAAACCACGTAGATAAACTCGACCCCGCCTTGCTCCGAGCGGGCCGTATGGACATGCATATCCTCATGTCCTACTGCACGTTCCATGGCTTCAAGCTCTTGGCCTCAACCTACCTCGGGATCACCGATACCGACAGTAAGGACCATCACCATCGGCACGTCTTAGTGGAGATCGAGGGCCTAATAAAAGAGACTAAGGTGACACCAGCGGAGGTTGCAGAAGAATTCATGAAGAGTGAGGATCCTAGTCTCGCCCTCAATGGGCTTGTGAATCTCCTCAAGAGGAAGACGATGGAGGACCCAGCCGATGGGAAATTGGAGGTTGTTGACGACGAGGATGCAGGCCAACTAAGAAAGAAGCAGAAAGTTGATGggggaaattaa
- the LOC116211264 gene encoding AAA-ATPase At5g17760-like isoform X2, whose protein sequence is MKRTSLYNTALAHIQSSRHFLPYCRSGAMLPPNVKEIMASPSSLFSAYASFTASMMLARTMVNDIVPRPVQSYLWQSIRHLFKAKLPVQQRLTFVVEEYARDLGRNEIFVAAELYLSSKIGTDTDCLKISKSHAKKHVLVRLAKDETILDTFEGVELKWKFVTVTTRRARGSSDGFEEGPPINLPGTPPRPETKRCFELSFDKKHKDKIIESYVAFVIQKASDLKDKEKVLKMFTLGGNFHGLMNGPNGLWSSINLEHPSTFDTLAMEPEQKKAIMNDLDRFLSRREFYKRVGRAWKRGYLLYGPPGTGKSSLVAAMANYLKFDVYDLQLSNIMSDWQLRELLLCTGNSSILVIEDIDCSIDLPERAAPPHGPTKMPEMPARPKTGCGLAAETRG, encoded by the exons ATGAAACGAACTTCCCTTTATAACACCGCTCTGGCTCATATTCAGAGTAGCAGGCACTTCCTTCCCTATTGTAGGTCAGGAGCCATGTTGCCTCCTAATGTCAAGGAGATCATGGCCTCCCCATCCTCCCTCTTCTCCGCCTACGCCTCCTTCACTGCCTCCATGATGCTTGCCCGCACCATGGTCAATGATATCGTCCCACGTCCGGTCCAGTCGTACCTATGGCAGAGCATCCGCCATCTCTTCAAGGCCAAGCTCCCTGTCCAACAGCGCCTGACCTTTGTTGTGGAGGAGTATGCCAGGGACCTGGGCCGGAACGAGATATTCGTTGCTGCCGAGCTCTACCTCAGCTCCAAGATCGGTACCGACACCGACTGCCTCAAGATCTCCAAGAGCCACGCCAAGAAACATGTCCTGGTCCGCCTCGCAAAGGATGAGACGATACTCGACACCTTCGAAGGGGTCGAGCTCAAGTGGAAGTTCGTCACTGTCACTACCCGACGGGCCCGCGGGTCCTCAGATGGTTTTGAGGAGGGCCCTCCTATAAATCTTCCAGGAACACCTCCGCGTCCAGAAACTAAGCGATGCTTCGAGCTGAGCTTCGACAAGAAGCACAAGGACAAAATTATCGAGTCATACGTTGCCTTTGTGATTCAGAAGGCGAGCGATCTGAAGGACAAAGAGAAGGTCCTGAAGATGTTCACGCTCGGGGGTAACTTCCATGGCCTCATGAATGGGCCTAATGGCCTTTGGAGTTCGATTAATCTCGAACACCCTTCAACCTTCGACACTTTGGCAATGGAGCCGGAGCAGAAGAAGGCCATAATGAACGATCTAGATCG GTTTCTGAGTCGGAGAGAGTTCTACAAGCGAGTCGGGCGGGCCTGGAAGCGCGGGTACTTGTTGTATGGCCCACCGGGAACCGGAAAGTCAAGCCTGGTGGCTGCCATGGCGAACTACCTCAAGTTCGACGTGTATGATCTTCAGCTCTCAAACATAATGAGCGACTGGCAGCTGAGGGAGCTGCTGCTTTGTACTGGGAATAGTTCGATCCTTGTGATCGAGGACATCGACTGCAGTATCGACCTTCCAGAGCGAGCAGCACCCCCCCATGGCCCAACTAAAATGCCTGAGATGCCTGCGAGGCCAAAG ACGGGCTGTGGTCTAGCTGCGGAGACGAGAGGATAA
- the LOC116211534 gene encoding AAA-ATPase At3g50940-like isoform X1, giving the protein MSRLSISEILLLVSTGDMLPGNVMEIMASPSSLFSAYASFSGSIMLVRTMVNDIVPRPVQAYLWQAIQRLFKTNPPVQEHLTLVVEEYAYGRNEIFDAAEIYLSSKIDTNTDRLKISKSSKKGVLVSFAKDETILDTFDGVELNWKFVTVTTRRQRRGSSDEGEESKEQHFELSFDKKHKDKIIGTYVPFVIEKSSEIKGKEKVLKMFTLRGYGRSWSSIDLQHPSTFDTLAMEPEQKKAVMNDLDRFLGRREFYKRVGRAWKRGYLLYGPPGTGKSSLVAAMANHLKFNVYDLQLSNIRTDSQLRELLLETGNSSILVIEDIDCSIDLPERSASAQDPRSELTLSGLLNFIDGLWSTCGDERIIIFTTNHVEKLDPALLRPGRMDMHIHMSYCTYLGFKLLAANYLEIPDTDDENHCHRRVFTEIKGLLAETQVTPAEVAEELMKSENPGVALDGLVKLLKQKKKEAPADGKLETVEEIED; this is encoded by the exons ATGAGCAGACTCTCAATTTCGGAAATACTTTTACTTGTCTCGACAGGAGACATGTTGCCTGGTAATGTCATGGAGATCATGGCCTCCCCATCGTCCCTCTTCTCGGCCTACGCCTCCTTCAGTGGGTCCATCATGCTCGTTCGCACCATGGTCAACGATATCGTCCCACGTCCGGTCCAGGCCTACCTCTGGCAGGCCATCCAGCGTCTCTTCAAGACCAATCCCCCCGTCCAGGAGCACCTGACACTCGTCGTGGAGGAGTACGCCTATGGGCGAAATGAGATATTCGATGCTGCTGAGATCTACCTCAGCTCCAAGATCGATACCAACACCGACCGCCTCAAGATCTCCAAGAGCTCCAAGAAGGGCGTCCTGGTCAGCTTCGCAAAGGACGAGACCATACTTGACACCTTTGATGGGGTCGAGCTCAATTGGAAGTTCGTCACCGTCACCACCCGCCGCCAGCGCCGTGGGTCCTCCGACGAAGGGGAGGAATCTAAGGAACAGCACTTCGAGCTGAGCTTCGATAAGAAGCACAAGGACAAGATTATCGGGACGTACGTGCCTTTTGTGATTGAGAAGTCGAGCGaaataaaagggaaagaaaaagtCTTGAAGATGTTCACCCTTAGGGGTTACGGCCGCTCTTGGAGTTCGATTGATCTCCAACACCCTTCAACCTTTGACACTTTGGCAATGGAGCCAGAGCAGAAGAAGGCTGTAATGAACGATCTAGACAG GTTCTTGGGTCGGAGAGAGTTCTACAAGCGTGTCGGGCGGGCCTGGAAGCGTGGGTACTTGTTGTACGGCCCACCTGGAACGGGCAAGTCGAGTCTAGTGGCTGCTATGGCGAACCACCTCAAGTTCAACGTGTATGATCTCCAGCTGTCAAACATAAGGACCGACTCGCAGTTAAGGGAACTGCTGCTTGAAACTGGGAACAGTTCGATCCTTGTGATCGAGGACATCGACTGCAGCATCGACCTTCCGGAGCGATCAGCATCCGCTCAGGATCCCAGGTCTGAG CTGACATTATCAGGGCTTTTGAATTTCATCGACGGGTTGTGGTCAACCTGCGGAGACGAAAggataataatattcacaaCAAACCACGTAGAGAAGCTCGACCCAGCCCTGCTCCGGCCAGGCCGCATGGACATGCACATCCACATGTCCTACTGCACGTACCTCGGCTTCAAGCTCTTGGCAGCAAACTACCTCGAAATCCCCGATACCGATGACGAGAATCATTGCCATCGGCGTGTCTTCACGGAGATCAAGGGCCTATTGGCAGAGACCCAGGTGACCCCAGCAGAGGTTGCAGAGGAGCTCATGAAGAGTGAGAACCCTGGGGTTGCCCTCGACGGACTTGTGAAGCTGCTGAAGCAGAAGAAAAAGGAGGCGCCAGCTGATGGGAAATTGGAGACTGTTGAAGAGATTGAGGACTAA
- the LOC116211534 gene encoding AAA-ATPase At3g50940-like isoform X2, whose product MLPGNVMEIMASPSSLFSAYASFSGSIMLVRTMVNDIVPRPVQAYLWQAIQRLFKTNPPVQEHLTLVVEEYAYGRNEIFDAAEIYLSSKIDTNTDRLKISKSSKKGVLVSFAKDETILDTFDGVELNWKFVTVTTRRQRRGSSDEGEESKEQHFELSFDKKHKDKIIGTYVPFVIEKSSEIKGKEKVLKMFTLRGYGRSWSSIDLQHPSTFDTLAMEPEQKKAVMNDLDRFLGRREFYKRVGRAWKRGYLLYGPPGTGKSSLVAAMANHLKFNVYDLQLSNIRTDSQLRELLLETGNSSILVIEDIDCSIDLPERSASAQDPRSELTLSGLLNFIDGLWSTCGDERIIIFTTNHVEKLDPALLRPGRMDMHIHMSYCTYLGFKLLAANYLEIPDTDDENHCHRRVFTEIKGLLAETQVTPAEVAEELMKSENPGVALDGLVKLLKQKKKEAPADGKLETVEEIED is encoded by the exons ATGTTGCCTGGTAATGTCATGGAGATCATGGCCTCCCCATCGTCCCTCTTCTCGGCCTACGCCTCCTTCAGTGGGTCCATCATGCTCGTTCGCACCATGGTCAACGATATCGTCCCACGTCCGGTCCAGGCCTACCTCTGGCAGGCCATCCAGCGTCTCTTCAAGACCAATCCCCCCGTCCAGGAGCACCTGACACTCGTCGTGGAGGAGTACGCCTATGGGCGAAATGAGATATTCGATGCTGCTGAGATCTACCTCAGCTCCAAGATCGATACCAACACCGACCGCCTCAAGATCTCCAAGAGCTCCAAGAAGGGCGTCCTGGTCAGCTTCGCAAAGGACGAGACCATACTTGACACCTTTGATGGGGTCGAGCTCAATTGGAAGTTCGTCACCGTCACCACCCGCCGCCAGCGCCGTGGGTCCTCCGACGAAGGGGAGGAATCTAAGGAACAGCACTTCGAGCTGAGCTTCGATAAGAAGCACAAGGACAAGATTATCGGGACGTACGTGCCTTTTGTGATTGAGAAGTCGAGCGaaataaaagggaaagaaaaagtCTTGAAGATGTTCACCCTTAGGGGTTACGGCCGCTCTTGGAGTTCGATTGATCTCCAACACCCTTCAACCTTTGACACTTTGGCAATGGAGCCAGAGCAGAAGAAGGCTGTAATGAACGATCTAGACAG GTTCTTGGGTCGGAGAGAGTTCTACAAGCGTGTCGGGCGGGCCTGGAAGCGTGGGTACTTGTTGTACGGCCCACCTGGAACGGGCAAGTCGAGTCTAGTGGCTGCTATGGCGAACCACCTCAAGTTCAACGTGTATGATCTCCAGCTGTCAAACATAAGGACCGACTCGCAGTTAAGGGAACTGCTGCTTGAAACTGGGAACAGTTCGATCCTTGTGATCGAGGACATCGACTGCAGCATCGACCTTCCGGAGCGATCAGCATCCGCTCAGGATCCCAGGTCTGAG CTGACATTATCAGGGCTTTTGAATTTCATCGACGGGTTGTGGTCAACCTGCGGAGACGAAAggataataatattcacaaCAAACCACGTAGAGAAGCTCGACCCAGCCCTGCTCCGGCCAGGCCGCATGGACATGCACATCCACATGTCCTACTGCACGTACCTCGGCTTCAAGCTCTTGGCAGCAAACTACCTCGAAATCCCCGATACCGATGACGAGAATCATTGCCATCGGCGTGTCTTCACGGAGATCAAGGGCCTATTGGCAGAGACCCAGGTGACCCCAGCAGAGGTTGCAGAGGAGCTCATGAAGAGTGAGAACCCTGGGGTTGCCCTCGACGGACTTGTGAAGCTGCTGAAGCAGAAGAAAAAGGAGGCGCCAGCTGATGGGAAATTGGAGACTGTTGAAGAGATTGAGGACTAA
- the LOC116211533 gene encoding AAA-ATPase At3g50940-like produces the protein MADSSSESKMVTAKAVFSAAASVTASIMLARTLANDLLPHEFQEYFFSGVRNFFSQFSSQVTVVIEEFDGLVNNQIYEAAQVYLSTKISPSTRRLKVSKPEKENNFNVSMETNEEVIDVFNGVKVKWILASRRVESGYRADHGMNSSYNFEVRFFELSFHLKHQDMVINSYLPHIVEAAKSLRQEKKTLKLFTPSFEHMYGNLSDAWTPVNLDHPATFETLAMELEIKKTILEDLERFVKRRDYYRRVGKAWKRGYLLYGPPGTGKSSLVAAMANYLNFDIYDLELTELRCNSDLRRLLVATANRSILVVEDIDCTIEFHDRAAEARATNFPPGYAPEKQVTLSGLLNFIDGLWSSCGDERIIVFTTNHKEKLDAALLRPGRMDVHVHMSYCTPCGFKLLAANYLGVKEHILFGEIEDLVRTAEVTPAEVAEQLLKGRDQPDDAFRDMIEFLKSKKKENEELKAKKVQEELEEKKRKEEEKEKKRKEEEEMKGKDGKTDNDDKSKLN, from the exons GCGGCAGCCTCGGTCACGGCCAGCATAATGCTGGCCCGGACCTTAGCCAATGACCTCCTCCCCCACGAATTCCAAGAATACTTCTTCTCCGGGGTCCGGAACTTCTTCTCCCAGTTCTCGTCTCAGGTCACGGTTGTGATCGAAGAGTTTGACGGCCTCGTGAACAATCAGATCTATGAGGCCGCCCAGGTTTATCTCAGTACGAAGATCTCGCCCTCGACGCGGCGGCTAAAGGTGTCCAAGCCTGAGAAGGAAAACAACTTCAATGTGTCGATGGAGACAAATGAGGAAGTCATCGATGTCTTCAACGGGGTCAAGGTTAAGTGGATCCTTGCTTCGAGGAGGGTCGAGTCGGGTTATCGGGCCGATCACGGGATGAACTCGTCGTACAACTTCGAGGTCCGATTTTTCGAGCTCAGCTTCCACCTGAAGCACCAGGACATG GTGATCAATTCCTACTTGCCTCACATTGTGGAGGCTGCCAAGTCTCTAAGGCAAGAGAAGAAGACGCTCAAGCTCTTCACTCCGAGCTTCGAGCACATGTATGGCAACCTCTCGGATGCGTGGACCCCAGTGAACCTCGATCATCCTGCAACGTTCGAGACACTTGCCATGGAGTTAGAGATTAAAAAGACAATCCTCGAGGACCTCGAGCGGTTCGTGAAGAGGAGGGACTATTACAGGAGGGTCGGGAAGGCCTGGAAGAGAGGGTACCTCCTGTACGGGCCACCAGGGACAGGGAAGTCGAGCCTAGTGGCAGCGATGGCGAATTACTTGAATTTTGACATTTATGACTTGGAGCTCACCGAGCTGAGGTGCAACTCGGACCTGAGGAGGCTGCTTGTAGCAACGGCTAATAGGTCGATCCTAGTGGTGGAGGACATTGATTGCACGATCGAGTTTCACGATCGGGCTGCCGAGGCGAGGGCAACCAATTTCCCTCCAGGGTATGCACCGGAGAAGCAG GTGACACTTTCTGGCTTGCTTAATTTCATAGACGGGTTGTGGTCGAGCTGCGGGGACGAGCGGATAATCGTGTTCACGACAAACCACAAGGAGAAGCTCGACGCTGCCCTGCTACGGCCCGGAAGGATGGATGTCCATGTCCACATGTCATACTGCACCCCGTGCGGTTTCAAGCTCCTTGCCGCCAATTACCTAGGTGTGAAGGAACACATCTTGTTTGGGGAGATCGAGGATCTCGTCCGTACTGCAGAGGTCACGCCAGCTGAAGTGGCGGAGCAGCTTCTAAAGGGCAGGGACCAGCCCGACGACGCGTTTAGGGACATGATCGAGTTCCTCAAGtcgaagaagaaagaaaacgaGGAACTCAAGGCCAAGAAAGTTCAAGAAGAgttggaagaaaagaagaggaaggaagaggaaaaggagaagaaaaggaaagaagaggaagaaatgaAGGGGAAGGATGGAAAAACAGATAATGACGACAAAAGCAAATTAAACTAA